From Insulibacter thermoxylanivorax:
GTGCTCGCCGCTTGTTCCATGAACGATAAGAGCCGTTGTTCCGTAACCTCCAATACGTTCAGACGGGCCTCCAGATCCACGTACTCCTCGGTTACATCTTGCCCGGTTACCTTGCTCTCATAATGATCCGGGCTGAGTTCCTCCAGTCGATTCAGCAGGTCCATGAAGCCGCTCGCCGGAACCTTAATCGTAAAATGCCCGCTCCTATCATGCTCGCTATTAATCTCATTAAAATTCAGCTGATACCCCCCTGCTAACTGAACGAGGCTGCGGATCTTCGACCGCGCTTCACCGAAGTCTTCAACTTCTATCGTTACATATGCTTTGTAGATCAGCTTTCGGTTAATCGCAGGATTCGCTTCGTCAATCCCCCAACCTGCAGCATCACGGCCGCCAATGATTCCTGCTTCGCTTCCGCCGCCGCTTTCCGGCGCGGCAGCATTCGCTGCATCGTCTCGTTCATCATCCGCGCCTGCTCCCGTGTCCACAAAACCTAATGTCGACTCATTCGCAATATAACTGTTCGGTGCAGCATTTCCCGCCGTGTCCGAACTGGAGCCGCTGCTGCATCCTGCCATGATGAGTACCAAGCCGAGGAATACCGCCGCCGCTCCGATGCCGATTTTTCTAAACCAACACGAACGACCCCCCATAGTCTCAACCCTTTCTTAATTGTAAGATCTGGAATTTGATTAACAGACGTTTGACGATCGGGAAAGGTTGCGGGATGAGTCGGAATTTTCTGAACAAATAAAAGAAAAAATCGGACCACATCATGTGTCATGTGATCCGATCCATTCGAGACATCATCCGATATTTTCGATACGTGATATAAATCTTTGCGGCACGATGTGCCTCTGTCCAACAACACTTGATTATTCGCTGGCGATGATGACCAGCAAACGCAAGATATACAGGAACAGGTTGATGAACGACAGGAACATGCTGAGCACCGCAAGCGGCATCAGATGCTCCGGAACGCCGTGCTTATACTGGGATACATCGTAAAGGACGAATCCAGAGAAGACCAGCACCCCGAGGATCGTGATCACCAAGTTTGTCGTACCGCCCATGCCGCCGGTGAACAGCGAGATCAATCCTGCGCCGATCAGCACGATCAGACCGACGAGCAGGATGCCTCTCAGGAAGCTGAAATCGCGCTTCGAATAGTAGGCATATAAAGTCAGCGCTCCAAATACGACCACCGTCAGCAGTAAAGCTTGAGTGACAATCGCCCCGCCGCCGACAAAGGTGTAATAGGCAACCGCCGGATACAACACAACGCCGGTCAGGAAGATGAAGCTGAAGACGAAGGGATAACCGATCGCCTTGCCCCGCCATTGGATGATGAACGCTGCGATCATCATGATGAGCTGCACAACCGCGAGCGGCATGAACCACTGGATCGGCACCGCCATGCCCACGAGTGTACCGATGAAGCAGAGCAACACGGAGAGCGAGAACGTGCGCATCAGACGTTGAAAGGAATCCGAGCGCGTCTCCTGTTCAGCCGTTCCTAGATAGGTTGTTTGCGTCTGTTCAACATTCATTTCATACACCACCTATACAACTGAGAATAGAATCGTCCCCCCTGGGTACACGACCCCAAGGTACACGATATCTACTAAATTTTATCAC
This genomic window contains:
- a CDS encoding Bax inhibitor-1/YccA family protein, which produces MNVEQTQTTYLGTAEQETRSDSFQRLMRTFSLSVLLCFIGTLVGMAVPIQWFMPLAVVQLIMMIAAFIIQWRGKAIGYPFVFSFIFLTGVVLYPAVAYYTFVGGGAIVTQALLLTVVVFGALTLYAYYSKRDFSFLRGILLVGLIVLIGAGLISLFTGGMGGTTNLVITILGVLVFSGFVLYDVSQYKHGVPEHLMPLAVLSMFLSFINLFLYILRLLVIIASE
- a CDS encoding DUF4349 domain-containing protein, which codes for MGGRSCWFRKIGIGAAAVFLGLVLIMAGCSSGSSSDTAGNAAPNSYIANESTLGFVDTGAGADDERDDAANAAAPESGGGSEAGIIGGRDAAGWGIDEANPAINRKLIYKAYVTIEVEDFGEARSKIRSLVQLAGGYQLNFNEINSEHDRSGHFTIKVPASGFMDLLNRLEELSPDHYESKVTGQDVTEEYVDLEARLNVLEVTEQRLLSFMEQAASTGDLVIFSQELNDVQQDIERIKGRMRYLEQNVAYSTIELTVYEKNDNLTAKQEKQQEPSFGERLSSALQSVLSGISSVLQELVIFIVAAIPVLLVLALLASPFFFWFRYKLKREREERLERHPDMRRHDRDVFKQAYKDEDEAPEEAADREVMQGGETDDGTIDDRAANGGKDCEKDEPDENHGEDSEPKVKK